Part of the Sandaracinaceae bacterium genome, CGAGCTGGGTGCGCTCGAGTTCGTCGAGCGCAACGTGCAGGTCGCCTTGGCGCACTCCCTGCAGCCTTACGATGGACGCGTGACGGTGCTGCGAGCCACCGAGAACGTCTTTTACAGCGACGCGTACCGACGCGGGGGGCTCGGTTGGGGCGATGTGGCGCTCGCTGGCGTCGAGGTGATCGACGTGCCCGGTGAGCACCTGAGCATGCTCGCGCCTCCGCACGTCGGGACGCTCGCGCGAGAGCTCGCCGCCGCGCTGGGGCGCGCGCACGCCTCTTGGGCCGGCTGAGGGCCCCGCGTCACTCGGCCCCGAACACCAAAACGCCTCCGCTCGCTCGATCGCGCGGGCCCTCCGCCTCAGGAACAAGCCCTGCGCGAAGATGGTTGCCAAGCGGAACGAGCCTCTCTAGCCTGGAGTCTCGACAGGCTCTGCGCGCGCTCAGCCGGTTCGCCAGAGCCACCCACCCCCTGGGAGCGCCTATGTCCAAGTCCTCTCTCTCGTCCGAAAAGCTCGAATTCCAAGTCGAGCGCCTCACGAACAAGCACCAGAAGATCGACGCGCGCGTGTGCGAGCTGGACGGTCGCCTGTCGCTCACCGCGGACGAAGAGACGGAACTGCAGCAGCTCAAGAAGGAGAAGCTGGCTCTCAAGGACGAGCTGGCCACGCTGTCGAGCCGCTGAGCACACACACCAACGTGCGGCTTCCTGGGCGAGCACCGACCGTCGCCCAGGTCGCCCAGACGCCTTCCACCGGACGCGAGCTCGAGCGCCACGGATGGCCGCCGCGTGGTCGAAGCGCTCCGCGAGCTGCGGACCTACCGCGCGTCTGCGCCCGGGATCTCCTCACCCAGCTCGTCGAGCGTGATGGCGAGGGTGCGCTGCCACTGGGGCTGGAGCCCCACGCCACGCTCGCCGGCGATCACGTGCGCCAGCGCGAGGTAGTGGCGCGCCTCCCGGCGATGTCCGAGGCGGTACTCGGTCATGCCGCGCAGGTAGTGCCAGGTCGCGCGCTGCGCGGTGGTGGCGGAGGGGATGTCCTCCTCGATGGCCACGAGCCAGGTGTTGGCGTCTTCATAGGCTGCGGCCGCGTAGCTGCGGCGGGCGCGGCGCAGGTCGTCGGAGAGCCCCGCGCACCCGAGGGCGAGGGCCACCGCACACCCGAGGGCGACCGCGCGGCCCGCACACCGCGCGAGCGCACGCGCAGCGAACGGTAGCCTTCGAGCGGGGGCGTGCTTCGGATCTCGCATCGACCCCCCGTGTAGCTCGGCAGCGCGTACGGGATCAAGCGAGCGACGCGCGCGGCGAGCTTTACCTCCTGGCACCTGGGCAGTACACCCAGCGCATGTGGGTCGAGCGCTACGGCGTCCAGCATGAACTCCCAGCGCTCGCCGAGCGCCTCCACGCGCGCGGCGGACTCGCGTGGCTGGACGGCGAGGGACGCAGCGCAGACAGCTGGTCGTTCCTGGGCTGCACCCCCGTCGAGACACTGCGCGCGACCTACGCAGACGGCGACCCGCTTGCGCCGCTGGCGACGACGGTGCCGCGGCGGGACACGTCAGGCGAGCACGCACCGCACTTTCGAGGCCCTGCAGCGGACGCGCCGCTCCCGCCCCTCGGCCGGGTGCCACGCTACATCGGCTACGTGGCGTACGACGCGGCGTTCGCGCTCGAGCGCCGCCTGCGACCGCGGCACCTGCGCGACCCTGCCACGCCAACGCTCCACTTCGCACGCTACGACGCGCTCTTGGCCGTCGCCCACGCTGGCGCCCGAGAGGAGACGAACGCACCGGAGGCGTTCATCCTTGCCGATGACGAGGACGCCGCGGCCCGGCTGCGGGCGGCCCTGGACGCACGCGTGGAGCCTGCGGCGCCCCCTCTCCCGAGCATGGCGTGGGCCCCCGATCCGAACCTGCATGCGGCGGCGGTGCGCGCAGCGCTCGAGCACATTGCGGCCGGTGACTTCTATCAAGTGAACCTCGCGCGCCGCTGGACGGCCAAGCTCGGCGGGAGCGCGTTCCCGCTCTTCCTCGCGATGCGTCGCGCCAGCCCCGTGCCGCTCGGGGCCTATCTCGACGCGGGCGATCACGCGGTCTTGGCGCGCACCATGGAGACCTTCCTGCGCTGGGAGCGAACCGAGCGGCGCCTCAGCACGCGCCCCATCAAGGGCACCGTGCCGCGCGCCGAGGGCCAGGACGAGGCGGCTGCGCGCGCGTTGCGGACGGACGAGAAGGAGCACGCCGAGCACGCGATGATCGTGGACCTGATGCGCAACGACCTGGCGCGTGTGGCCGCGACGGGCAGCGTGCGGGTCGAGGCGCCGTTTTCGGTGGAGCCCTATGCGCGGCTGTCGCACCTGGTCACCACGGTGACGGCCACCACGCGCGAGGACGTCGGGCTGGTGGACATCCTGCGCGCCACGTTCCCTCCAGGGAGCGTCACCGGCGCGCCCAAGCTCGCGGCGATGCAGGCCATCGAGGCGCTCGAGCCGGAGCCTCGCGGGGTCTACTGTGGCGCAGTCGGCCACGTCGATCAGCTGGGGGGGCTGACGCTCGCAGTGGCCATTCGTACGGCGCTGGTACGCCATGACACGATGCACTACTTCGCCGGAGGCGGGTTGGTGGCGGCGAGCGACCCCGAGCGAGAGGTGGCCGAGACCGAGCTCAAGGCACGCGTGTTCCTCGACGCCATCGACGCGCTCCGGCGCTGACGGGGAGACGCGCTGCACCGCGGACGGACCCGCTCCGGCCGTGCCGCCCAGCGCCGCGTGCGCTGGGCCGACTCCCGATGCGCCACTGAACACCGCGCGCGGAGCGCCGCCTCTCGATGCGCTCCGCGACGCGCCTGCGAGCGGGGCATCAGAAGTGCGTCCCGAGCGACACTGCGAAGGTGACTGGGAACAACACGACGACGCGATTGCGATGCTTGATGAGGTCGATGGGGTCGAGCGCCGCCGCGATGAGCCCGCTGACGTGCATGTGCCGGTGGAAGTCGTAGCGCACGCGCGCGACGCCCCCGAGACCCATCGTGACGGCCTCCACCGTGGAGTAGTCCGCGTCGTTGATCCGGAAGGACTGCAGGTGCACGCCCAGGCCCGCGTAGAGGTGGACGTTCTCCGCGAGCTGCTCGTGCAAGCCGACCATCACCGACCCGTCTAGGCCCCAGTGCTGCTCGTAGTCGCGGCGCAGCGAACCGCGGTAGTGCTCGCCGCTGCCAGGCTGAGCGCCGCGCATCGGGAAGTACGCTTCGCCGTGCAGCATCATGCCGAAGCGACGGCCAACCCAATAGTCGAAGGAGAGCGTCAGCGCGTGCAGCGAGTATGCGTCGCCGTCCTCGGTGCGAAAGCGGACGGTGTGAAATCCGAGGCCCGCGTCGTGGGACGGCGCGTTGACGCGGTCGGCCGCCGCCGTGGCCGGATCGAGAGCGAGCGCAACGACCGCGAGGAGCGCGAGGAACGAGGGAGCGGTGGCGAGCGAGAGCGCGGAAGTGGAGCGAGAGCAGCGCATGAGCGTCCTGTGGGGGCGAGTCGTGGTCGCAGGTCGGCGATCATCGACGGCCCCGCGCGGTCTGTTCTTGACATATGTAGCGACGTTACACAAATTCCGACACATGTCGGTCTCCCACTACGGCTGGTTCTCCTCCACGCGCACCGCGCACGACCCCTCCCGGCACACTCGACCCACGTGCCGAGCATCGTCCACCGACGCCGTGTGCCGCGCTGATGCGCTGTGGGTGTGGCTCTCGCTCGGCGTCGTCCTGTCGCTCGCCGCCTGCGACAAGTCGGGCGTGCACGACCTGGCGCGCCGCTCCGACACGCTGAGCACCTGTGACTCGCCCACCTCCACGTGGGTGCGCTCGCTCGAGGGCAGCACGGAGTTGTTCGTGCTGGGCACGCGCCGCGCGGGGCTGGGCAGCGGCAGCGGGTGCTACGTGCGCACGCTGGTGTTCGAGGACAGCACCATCGAGATGGAGACCGGCACGTTCACCGTCGACGGGTCGGGTGCCGGCCAGGCCGCCGTGACCGCGACCTACGACTTTCCGTTCCAGCCCGAGCTCGCACCGCTCCAGCGCCGCGGTGTGCGGCGCGTCGACCACGACGACGAGCCCCTGCTACGCGTGCTGTCGACGTCACGCGACGGCGACCAGCTGCTGCTCACGGTGGACGGCGACGAGCGACGCCTGACGGGCCTGCCCGAAGTGATTCGGCGACTGGACACCCAGACGCAGGCTGGCGCGGAGGACATCTTCCGGCTGGTCAACATGATGTTCTACATGACCCAGGTGCGCGTGGAGGGCTTCGGCGCGTCGGGCATGACGCAGTACACGGCACCGAGCACCTTCGTGGGCATCGCGGCGGGCACGTACCGCGTCGCGGTCACGCCGCAGCGGCTGCGCATCCTCGTCGACCTCACCTACACGGGCCTGCGCGACCTGACGGACATTCAGCTGGACGGCAACCAACACACGGACGTGGCGCTGAGCGGCTCGGGCACCACCAGCGACGTGCTCGTCTACACGCTGGACCACCCGGACCGCGCGACCCCCATCGAGTTCGCCGTCCACTACGATCAGGCCACCATCGTCAACGGCATGGCGGCGTCGGGCTTCTACCCGTGCGACGTGGACGGTCAGCGCTTCGACATCGACTACCCGCTGCAGAACGACGTGCACCTGCGCAACCTGCTGCCCATCGGAGAGTGAACGCCATGCATCGTCCCCTCCGAGTCCTCGTCACAGGCGCCGATGGCTGCGTCGGCAGCGCCATCGCGCATCACCTGCGTGCGGCTGGTCACGACGTGCGCGCACAGGTCTTCGGCCGCGCCGCGGACGACGCGCTCGGCGAGGTGCGGGCGGACCTCACCCGCGACGTGCCGAACGATGCGTTCGGCTGGGAGCCCAACGAACCAGTCGATTCCGTCATCCACACGGCAGGCGTGGTCGACCCACGGGTACCGAACGCGCTGATGTTCGCGGTCAACGCGGGCGGCACGGAGAAGATGCTGCGCTGGGCCGCGGCGCGCCGCTGCCGCCACTTCGTGCAGATCAGCTCCGTCAGCGTGTACGGCGCGCGCGCGCTGGGCCAGGACCGCCACGAGGACACCCATCGCATCCGCTTCGCAGCCCTGGCGTACGCGCGCTCGAAGGCGCTCGCGGAGCGGCACGTCGAGCGCGCGGAGGTCCCGTACACGCTGCTGCGGCTCCCAATGGTCATCGGCCGCGGGGACGTGTTCACCTCTCCCGTGGTCCTCGGCGGGCTGCGCGCCGGCACCCTCTTCATGTCCGGCGCGGGTGACGTGCGCACCAGCATGATCGGGGTCAACAACCTGGGCGCGCTCACCGCGGCGCTGCTCGAAGCTGGCCCCGCGAACGCGCCGCTCAACTTCGCGGACCATCACGTGACCTGGCGCGAGTTGCTCGCCGAGTACGCCCGCGCCGCGGACCTGCCGTTCAGCGTGCGCCGCCCTCCGTTGCCGATGGACATCCTGCGCGGGCGGGCGTCCGAGTACTTCCTGCTCTACGGCATGAGCCGCTTCGGGGGGCACTTCCCGACGGGCCGGCTGATGGCGCACCTCGGACGCCGCTCGAGCGAGGTGCACCGTGGGGACTGGCGGGACGCGGTCAGGGACGCCGTCGCGTCTTAGCAGCCCGTCGTTCGACGCTCGTGGCCGCGCGCCCCTGTCGAGAGCCGCCGGAAGGCCGCCGTCGGAAACCAACCGGAGTCTCTCGGCACGTTCGTTGCTGAGTGCGGCGACGCGCCCACCAGCACCGGCTTCTTCCGTGCCAATCTGTGCCAGAGGTCTTCGATGAGTGTCTTTCGCTTCCCTTCCCCCACGTACGCCACGCTGCTCGCCGCCCTGGGGCTCAGCGCCCCGGGTTGCATATACAGCTGCTTCGCTGCGGGAACCCGGGTCCGGGTCCCCGGCGGGACGCGACGAATCGAGTCGCTCCGCGTCGGTGACGAGGTGCTGGCCTTCGACCCGGTGCGCGGGGTCGTGGCCGAGCGCGTCGTCCGCACGTTTCACCACCGAGACCGGCCGCTGCTGCGCGTGGTCTCGGACCGAGGCACGACTCACACCACCGCCGAGCACCCGTACTTCACGGAGCGCGCAGGCTTCGTGCCGGCCCTCGCGCTGTCAGCGGGAACACGGCTACGTGGACTCGATGTCGGCCCCGCGGTAGGTGATGAGGCGCGGGTGCTCGCCATCACCCCTCTGACGCTTCGAGCCGACGTGTGGAACCTCTCGGTCAGCGGCACGCAGACATACTTCGCCGACGAGGTGTTGGTCCACAACAAGAGCTATTGTGAGCGTTGCAGCGACTCCCCTGCCGTGTGCGAGGGACAGGACCGCGATGGGGATGGGGTCCCGTGGGAGCGGGACTGCGATGACTCGACGACGAGCATCGGTGCGTGCGCGCCGGGACAGGCGCGGGCCGAGGTGTGCGCGCGGGAGTACCGCGATAGCTCGGGAGACGCTGGTCTTCGCGACCTCGGCGGCAGCCCGGAAGACGGCGGCGACGGCGATCAAGGCGATGGCGGTACGGTGCCATCGGGCGACGGAGGTGCTGACGGCGGGTGAGGCGGCCGACCCCAACTGGCGCGCCCTACCGCGCCGAGAGGACACCACCCGCCGCGGCGACGCGCACGAATGCGTCTTCATCCTCCAGAGCGGCGCGGGCGCGATCCGGGTCACCGGCGTCCCACGTGAGCGCGGCGGCCGCGATGCGTCGGTGCGTGGCGCGCGGATCTTGGAGGGCCGCGTCGAGGCGCGTGAGGGCGGCCTCGTCACCGAGCCGCGCGAGCGCCGCGGCAGCCATCACGGCCGGGACGTCGTCGCCCGTGAGCAGGTCCCCGAGCGCCGCACGCCCGACTGTGTCGTCGCTGGCGCGCAGCAGGGTCTGCGCGAGCACCAGCCGCGTCTGCCGCACGGTCTCGCGCTCGAGCTGCGCGGCGAGGGCGCGCTGGAGCCGTGGGGTGTCGTCGTCCGAACCGGCCACGTACAGCGCAGGGAGAGACGAGAGCGCGACGGCGGTCTGGGCGCGCAGCGACTCGTCCGGAGCAGTCAGCGCCGCGAGCAGGTACTCCGTCGCGCGCGTCCTGGCCAGCGCGTCCTCGCTCGACGGGTCGGTCCCCGCCGCACCCGCCGGGACGCGCGTGGCCAGCAGGCGCGCGGCCTCCACGCTGTCCGAGCTCGGCGGCGTCGCGAGGAACCCCTGGTAGATGCCGGCGGCACGCGTGGCGTCGCACACGGCGAGCGCCAACAGCGCGGCCATGCGCACGCTGGGCTCCGGGTCGTGCAAGCGCTCGCGCAAGGGCGCGAAGGCGGGCTCCCCCTGACGCGCGAGCGCCGAGAGAGCCGTGACGCGCACCGTGAGCGCAGGGTCCACGCGGGTCACAAGCTCGAGGTCCACGCGGGTGTCGTCGTCTTCCGCGGCGAGCCGCAGCCGCAGCGCCGCCGCGCGACGCACCCGCGCGCTCGGGTCCGTCAGGGACCCGCGCAGGTGGGCGAGGTCCCCCGCGTGCTGCGGGTCGAGCGCGCTCTGTGCCGACGCGCGCGCGGCCTGGTCGGTGGAGTCCAGCGAGGCCCGCAGCTGCGCGACCGCCAAGGTGTCCCCCGCGGCGGCCTGGAGCTCGAGGGCGGCCGCACGCACCGCCTCGTCGGGGCTGTCGGCCAGGCGCCGGAGCGTTCGGTGGGCGCGCTCACGGGCCCGCCGCAGCTGGGACAAGGCCGCGTCGCGGACCGCGAGGTCCTCCCCCTCGACGGCCTGCTGCAGCACCAGCGCCGCCACGTCGCGCAGCAGCGCCGGGTCCGCGCCGTCCATCGCACGCACCCGCTCGTACGCCTCGAGCGCGCCGGGCAGGTCACGCTGGTCGACCTCGGCGCGCACCGTCGCGCGTGGACCCGAGCTGCACGCGGGGGTTCCCACCGCCAGCGACGTCAGGACAAGCAGGTGCGCGACCCGTCGATGGCTCACGGCAGCCCCTCGACCAACTCGAACAGCCGCTCGAACGCCCGGCCGCGACCCGCCTGCAGCAGGTGCCCCCCGGGGAACACCTCGAGCGGCACGCGGAAGTGCTGCGCGATGCGCTCACCGTGCCGCATGGGCGTGATCGCGTCGCGCTCCGCCACCGCCACGAAGCACCCGGCGCGCGGCGCGCGTAGTGGCCGGCTGAGCGGGCTGGTCAGCGCGTGGGCCTCTTCGATCAGGTGGTGGAGCTCGGCCTGCTGCGCCGCGCTCCCGGGGAGCTGCCCGGCGTCACGCGTCCAGTCGGCCACGGAGGCCAGCGGGATGTACGGCACCGCGAACGCCAGCCGCGGCTCCGTGGTGGCCAGCAGCGCCGTGGCGAAGCCCCCCAGGCTCATCCCCATCATGCCCACGTGCGCGTAGCCCTGCGTGTCGTAGAGCCACGCGACGAGCGCGCGCAGGTCGGCGACCACCTGCCGGTGACCCTCCAGCGAGAACGCCAGCTCGGGCCCGGGCCAGCGCGGGGGCTTGCCTACCCGGCGGTCGTTGCGCGCGCCGTGGAAGGGCAGCACGGCCAGCACCACGTCCACGCCGCGTCGCGCGAACGCGTCGAGGGGCCAGACCCACTCCTCCGCCGCGAAGGCGCCTCCCAGGTAGCCGTGCACCAGCACCGCGACCGAGCGCGCTGGGCGTGCCCCGGCGAGGATGCGGCGCGCGGGGACCGCACGGTTCTTGGCGAACGACGCGAGCCGCGCACCTACCTCACCGAAGTGTGGCTGGTGCGGGCTCTGAAACTGCAGGTCTTCCACCGTACGACCGAGCAGCGCGGCACGGCCCACGCGCACGCGCCGCTGCGTGACGCGCGGCACGAAGGGCGCGCCAAAGAAGCCGTCCACGTCGTCGAACCAGCGCGGCTCGTTCCAGCGCGCCACGAAGGCGCGCAGCTGCTCGATGCCCTCGTCCGGGGCGCGCTCGGGCGGACGCCGTGCCTGCAGCACCACGTCGTTGAACACACGGTCGACCTGCGCCGCGAGCGCGCCCACCACGCGGGGCCCAGGCCCACGAGCGCGCGCGGGTCGTGCACCGGTGCCCGTGGGGCCGTCATGTCGCGGCGAGGGCGCGTCCGTGGTCACTTGCCGGGCGGCGGCGGAGGCGGCGGGGTGGTCTGCTCCACCAGCCAGGCGTCGCTCGAGAGGAACTCGACCCCGTCCACGTCCTCTTGGTCCGCCAGGTCGGGGTGGTCCGTGATGACGCGCTTCACGCCCGCGGCCTTGGCCGTGGCAGCGAGGGCATGGGCCCAGTCGTCCGGACCGTGGTCGGCGATCTTCACCGTCTCCACCAGCGTACCGATGGTCTTCATCTGGGCCGCGACGGCCTCCGGCTTGAAGGCGGGGACCGCGTTCAACATGGCCTCCACGCGCGCCAGCACCCAGGCGGAGGTCTTGACCTTGCCGTGCTTGGCCACGCCGCCCAGCACGCGCTGGACGACCTGCTCGGGGGGCGTCCCGACACTCACGGACGCGTTCACATATACATCGGGGGCGAGGATCACGTTCACGTTCTGATGTCTCCGAGGAGGATGATCCCGCCGGGCCGGGCCGAGGTCAACCCCGTCGTACCTCGAGGTGTAAGCCGACGCGCTCGTCACGCGTTCGAGCGGGTACACCCACACTCGTCCCTTGGAGGTCCCGCATGTCACGTGTCCCCTCGCCGCGCCCGAGGGCGCCACACCGCGCGCTCGTCATCGCGCTGCTCACCGGCCTGTGCGCGCTGGCCGCGGCCGGCATGACACCCACGCGCGCACGCGCATTCTGCGGCTTCTACGTCGCCGGCGCCGACAGCAGCCTGTACAGCGACGCCAGCATGGTGGTGCTCATGCGCGAAGGTCAGCGCACCGTCCTGTCCATGCAGAACGCCTACTCAGGCCCCCCGTCCGACTTCGCCATGGTCGTCCCCGTGCCCGAGGTGCTGCACGAGGAGGACGTGCGGACGCTCCCGCGCGAGATCTTCCAGAAGGTGGACCGCCTGAGCGCGCCGCGCTTGGTCGAGTATTGGGAGGAGGACCCGTGCCGCCCGCAGTACGACTACGCGCTCACCGAAGCCATGCCGACCTCGGCGGCCGTCGCGGACGGGGAGGCCGGTGGGGGCGGCTACCAGGTGCGCGTCGAGGCCCGCTTCAGCGTGGCCGAGTACGACGTCGTGGTGCTCAGCGCGGGCGACAGCAACGGCCTCGAGCGCTGGCTGCACGACGAGGGCTACAACATCCCCGCGGGCGCCGCGCGGGTGCTGAGGCCGTACGTGGAGGGGGGCACCAAGTTTTTCGTCGCCAAGGTGGACGTGCAGCGCGTGCAGTTCGACGCCAACGGGCGCGCGGTGCTCTCGCCGCTGCGCTTCCACTTCGACGACCCGCACTTCCAGTTGCCCGTGCGCCTCGGCCTGCTCAACAGCCAGGGCGAGCAAGACCTGATCGTGCACACCCTCGGCCTCGGCACCCGCTACGAGGTGGCCAACTATCCGAACGCCACCATCCCGACCAACATCGTCGTGGACCAGCAGGTGCGTGAACACTTCGGGCCCTTCTACGAGCGGCTGATCGAGGAGACCCTGCAACAGCACCCGGGCGCCGTGCTGACGGAGTACGCGTGGAGCGCGTCGTCGTGCGACCCGTGCCCCGGTCCGACGCTCGATGGGAGCGACATCATGACGCTGGGGGGCGACGTCATCCCCAGCGGCGCGGGCGGCGACTGGGTGCTGACGCGCCTGCACTTCCGCTACGACGAGCAGATCCTGGGCGAGGACCTGGTGTTCCGCCCCGCCCAGGGCATCCGCGGCGGCAACGGCATTCCGGACGCCGACGGGCGGCTCGAGGAGAGCGGCGCCATCCCGAGCGGCAACTGGAACAGCTTCCAAGGACGCTACGTACAGCTGCACCGCTGGGAGGGCCCCATGGACTGCCAGAACCCTGAGCGCGGCCAGTGGGGCTACAACAGCCCACCCGTGTCCGCACCGGGGCGCCTGCAGGACCCGACGGTGAGCGCGAGCGGGCTACCCGAGGGCATCTCCACCGGGGGCGTCGGCAGCGAGGGCCCACGCGGCTCACGCGGCTGTGGGCGCTGCGTGGTGGACCCGCAGGAGCGCGGCGTGCTCCCGACCGCGCTCGGGGCGCTGTTGCTCGGACTCGCGCTCATGCGTCGCCGTCGGCACTGAAGGCCTTTCGCAAGATCCCGCCGGGGGCGCCCCAGGCTGAAGAGGCTGAAGTCCGGGGTGCCCTGTCCTGCGCGGTCGAGCACAGCTCAGGGGACGAGCACCACCTTGCCCACGTTCTTCCCCTGCTCGAGGTAGCGGTGCGCCTCGGCGGCCTCGGCGAAGGGGAAGACCTTGTCCACGTGCGGCGCGATCTGCCCCTCCTCGAAGTGCTTCATGAGCGCGTTGGCTTGCCCGGC contains:
- a CDS encoding Hint domain-containing protein: MSVFRFPSPTYATLLAALGLSAPGCIYSCFAAGTRVRVPGGTRRIESLRVGDEVLAFDPVRGVVAERVVRTFHHRDRPLLRVVSDRGTTHTTAEHPYFTERAGFVPALALSAGTRLRGLDVGPAVGDEARVLAITPLTLRADVWNLSVSGTQTYFADEVLVHNKSYCERCSDSPAVCEGQDRDGDGVPWERDCDDSTTSIGACAPGQARAEVCAREYRDSSGDAGLRDLGGSPEDGGDGDQGDGGTVPSGDGGADGG
- a CDS encoding DUF2330 domain-containing protein; this encodes MTPTRARAFCGFYVAGADSSLYSDASMVVLMREGQRTVLSMQNAYSGPPSDFAMVVPVPEVLHEEDVRTLPREIFQKVDRLSAPRLVEYWEEDPCRPQYDYALTEAMPTSAAVADGEAGGGGYQVRVEARFSVAEYDVVVLSAGDSNGLERWLHDEGYNIPAGAARVLRPYVEGGTKFFVAKVDVQRVQFDANGRAVLSPLRFHFDDPHFQLPVRLGLLNSQGEQDLIVHTLGLGTRYEVANYPNATIPTNIVVDQQVREHFGPFYERLIEETLQQHPGAVLTEYAWSASSCDPCPGPTLDGSDIMTLGGDVIPSGAGGDWVLTRLHFRYDEQILGEDLVFRPAQGIRGGNGIPDADGRLEESGAIPSGNWNSFQGRYVQLHRWEGPMDCQNPERGQWGYNSPPVSAPGRLQDPTVSASGLPEGISTGGVGSEGPRGSRGCGRCVVDPQERGVLPTALGALLLGLALMRRRRH
- a CDS encoding alpha/beta hydrolase family protein, which produces MVGALAAQVDRVFNDVVLQARRPPERAPDEGIEQLRAFVARWNEPRWFDDVDGFFGAPFVPRVTQRRVRVGRAALLGRTVEDLQFQSPHQPHFGEVGARLASFAKNRAVPARRILAGARPARSVAVLVHGYLGGAFAAEEWVWPLDAFARRGVDVVLAVLPFHGARNDRRVGKPPRWPGPELAFSLEGHRQVVADLRALVAWLYDTQGYAHVGMMGMSLGGFATALLATTEPRLAFAVPYIPLASVADWTRDAGQLPGSAAQQAELHHLIEEAHALTSPLSRPLRAPRAGCFVAVAERDAITPMRHGERIAQHFRVPLEVFPGGHLLQAGRGRAFERLFELVEGLP
- a CDS encoding YdcH family protein; translation: MSKSSLSSEKLEFQVERLTNKHQKIDARVCELDGRLSLTADEETELQQLKKEKLALKDELATLSSR
- a CDS encoding NAD(P)-dependent oxidoreductase, with amino-acid sequence MHRPLRVLVTGADGCVGSAIAHHLRAAGHDVRAQVFGRAADDALGEVRADLTRDVPNDAFGWEPNEPVDSVIHTAGVVDPRVPNALMFAVNAGGTEKMLRWAAARRCRHFVQISSVSVYGARALGQDRHEDTHRIRFAALAYARSKALAERHVERAEVPYTLLRLPMVIGRGDVFTSPVVLGGLRAGTLFMSGAGDVRTSMIGVNNLGALTAALLEAGPANAPLNFADHHVTWRELLAEYARAADLPFSVRRPPLPMDILRGRASEYFLLYGMSRFGGHFPTGRLMAHLGRRSSEVHRGDWRDAVRDAVAS
- a CDS encoding anthranilate synthase component I family protein, with amino-acid sequence MWVERYGVQHELPALAERLHARGGLAWLDGEGRSADSWSFLGCTPVETLRATYADGDPLAPLATTVPRRDTSGEHAPHFRGPAADAPLPPLGRVPRYIGYVAYDAAFALERRLRPRHLRDPATPTLHFARYDALLAVAHAGAREETNAPEAFILADDEDAAARLRAALDARVEPAAPPLPSMAWAPDPNLHAAAVRAALEHIAAGDFYQVNLARRWTAKLGGSAFPLFLAMRRASPVPLGAYLDAGDHAVLARTMETFLRWERTERRLSTRPIKGTVPRAEGQDEAAARALRTDEKEHAEHAMIVDLMRNDLARVAATGSVRVEAPFSVEPYARLSHLVTTVTATTREDVGLVDILRATFPPGSVTGAPKLAAMQAIEALEPEPRGVYCGAVGHVDQLGGLTLAVAIRTALVRHDTMHYFAGGGLVAASDPEREVAETELKARVFLDAIDALRR